The Chloroflexus aggregans DSM 9485 genome segment TCACGCACCAGCGGTACATTCGCCACCTTCCAACCGAGGACGGCCAAATACATGCTCAGTGGAGTTTTACCTACCCGCGAAATACCCACCAGGACAATATCAGCCTGATGCAGCTCGTAGGGTTTGTTGCCATCGTCGTGCGCAACGGTATACTCGATTGCCTCCAACCGGGCAAAATAGGTTGAACGACGGGCTTGATATAAGCCGGGTTTTCCCAGCGGCTCTTTTTGGAGGACGGTTGCCAATCGTGATAGGACACTCCCGACGAGATCGATCTCGGCAACGCCCATCTCGCGAGCGAGGCGCATCAGCTCACGGCGCAAGGTTGGCTCCATGAGCGTATGCAAAATGGTGCCGTTTTGCTGGGCGGCCTGCGCAACGACTTCAGCGATCTGTTCGGGATCGCGCACATTAGGCACAATGATAAGTGGGACTTCGGCGCCTTCAAACTGTGAGAGAGTTAGGCGCGCGACTTGTTCGCCAACGGCGCCGGCGCCGCCGGAAACAATGTAGAGTGGAGGGGCCGATTGATTAGTCGGTTCGCTCATTCGCAAACGTTTCGTAATCCACAATACGCCTGTAATTCGGCAGAATGAGATTATAAGATTGTAGACGGATACAGCCGTGTACTGGTATGATACCACACAACGGGTACAGCTCGCGGCGGGTAACACTATGGAAGTCTTTTCAATTGATGGTGCGCAGATACACGCACTAGATGTCGGACCGCGTCAGGCCCAACTCGCCATCCTTATCCACGGCTGGTCGAGTTCGTCGTTTGCGATGTCGCCACTCATTCCTCTGCTGAGCCGGCGGTTTCGGTGTATCGCTATCGATCTCCCCGGTTACGGTGAGTCACCGCCGTTACGTG includes the following:
- a CDS encoding pyruvate, water dikinase regulatory protein → MSEPTNQSAPPLYIVSGGAGAVGEQVARLTLSQFEGAEVPLIIVPNVRDPEQIAEVVAQAAQQNGTILHTLMEPTLRRELMRLAREMGVAEIDLVGSVLSRLATVLQKEPLGKPGLYQARRSTYFARLEAIEYTVAHDDGNKPYELHQADIVLVGISRVGKTPLSMYLAVLGWKVANVPLVREIPLPEALLQVDPRRVIGLIVEAEQIAARRRWRQRRMGVNLGSTYTNLEAAIDEVEWARRIFRQHGWTTLNVTDKSIEESADEIISLISRRFNPTG